GATTTTAATCAATATCAAAAAGTAATTAGCATTGTGGGTACAAGAAATATGTCTAATTATGGACGTGGTTTTTGTGCAGAATTAATTGCGGCTGTAAAAGAATATCAACCATTAATTGTAAGTGGTTATGCCTTTGGTGTTGATATTTGTGCGCATTTAGAAGCTTTAAAAAATAATTTACCTACTACTGCAGTTTTGGCTCATGGTTTCGCAACAGTATATCCAAACGAACATAAAAGATTTTATCAAGAAATGAAAGAGAGTGGTGGGTTTTTATCTGAGTTTATCTATGATGAGCCTCCTTTGAGAAATAATTTTTTAAAAAGAAATAGAATTGTTGCAGGCATAAGTCAGGCTACCATTGTGGTAGAATCTGCCTCAAAAGGAGGGTCTTTAGTTACTGCGGATATTGCCAATTCTTATCATAAAGATGTGTTTGCTTTACCCGGTAGAACTACCGATGTGTATAGTAAAGGTTGTAATGAATTGATTAAAAATCACAAAGCAGCATTAATTACATCTGGAGAAGATTTAATAGCGCAATTGGGATGGAAAAAATCAACAATTAAAGAACCTAAAATAGTACAACCTCAATTATTTGTTGATCTTGAGGGAGGAGAAAAAGAAATTTATGATTTGTTAGCAGTCAATGCCATGCATGCCGATGAATTATCACGAACAAGCGGAATTCCTATTTACAAAGTTTCTAACTTTATTTTTCAGTTAGAATTAAAAGGTTTGATTCAGGTATTACCCGGAAAACTCATCAAAAGAATTTAATCTTTACTACTAATAAAAGTTTCTAGTATTACTGCAGAAACAATAATACATCCTCCAGTAATGGTAGATATGGTTGGAATTTCATTTAAAAATAAAAAGGCTAAAACACTACCATATAATGGTTGTACACAGCTTAATAAAGAAACACTGGTTGCCGAGAAGTTTTTAAAATTACTAACCAAATATGTGTGACCAACAGCAGTGGTAAAAACTCCTAAAATAATTAAATGAGGAAGTTGTGATGAATAGCTCCCAATATCAAAATTGATAAAAGTAAAAATAGGAGCCAACATTATTACAATTAATCCTGTTTGGTAAAACATCAACTTAGTTGCGTTG
Above is a genomic segment from Wenyingzhuangia fucanilytica containing:
- the dprA gene encoding DNA-processing protein DprA, which gives rise to MNFKELMYALALQEAKGVGAITAKKLISIYGSATQLFEAHQEKRIEKEVNLKLFQQLFSKASLAKAEKELNRAVSKGLKCLYYQDENYPKDLLNCADAPLILFQDGGGDFNQYQKVISIVGTRNMSNYGRGFCAELIAAVKEYQPLIVSGYAFGVDICAHLEALKNNLPTTAVLAHGFATVYPNEHKRFYQEMKESGGFLSEFIYDEPPLRNNFLKRNRIVAGISQATIVVESASKGGSLVTADIANSYHKDVFALPGRTTDVYSKGCNELIKNHKAALITSGEDLIAQLGWKKSTIKEPKIVQPQLFVDLEGGEKEIYDLLAVNAMHADELSRTSGIPIYKVSNFIFQLELKGLIQVLPGKLIKRI